In the Natronobacterium texcoconense genome, one interval contains:
- a CDS encoding MBL fold metallo-hydrolase, whose protein sequence is MTGAVRHRDGIHFDCGERGRIVADARSAVGTINVVSHAHADHTFRAAPETVVCSPETAAIAEARTGNGFEFVDAVPGVELVPAGHVVGSRAAIIDAEHGDGSRRRFCYTGDFSTRDRCYLEGFDPEVLEGDIDILVMETTYGRPEYRFPEQADLEAEIRDWLADNDDRPLFLFGYSLGRAQKLQWLAREAIREQGGDREILVSESIDAVNRAIETATDLAFPGEPYDSLRGLTDEIVVLPSNQARSDWIETAVDREDALKAGFSGWAVDDSFLYRGGYDATFPLTDHCDYDELLETVQAIDPGTVYTHHGFAEEFADGLATEHGYRARPLKRDQRTLEEFC, encoded by the coding sequence GTGACCGGAGCCGTACGCCACCGTGACGGGATCCACTTCGACTGCGGCGAGCGCGGGCGGATCGTCGCCGATGCACGAAGCGCGGTCGGCACGATCAACGTCGTCAGCCACGCCCACGCCGACCACACCTTCCGTGCCGCGCCGGAGACGGTCGTCTGCTCGCCCGAAACGGCAGCCATCGCGGAGGCTCGCACCGGGAACGGCTTCGAGTTCGTCGACGCTGTGCCGGGAGTCGAACTCGTCCCTGCGGGACACGTCGTCGGCTCTCGAGCGGCGATCATCGACGCCGAGCACGGGGACGGGAGCCGACGCCGGTTCTGCTACACCGGTGACTTCTCGACTCGAGACCGCTGTTACCTCGAGGGGTTCGATCCCGAAGTCCTCGAGGGCGATATCGACATCCTCGTGATGGAGACGACCTACGGCCGACCCGAGTACCGGTTTCCCGAGCAGGCGGATCTCGAGGCCGAGATTCGCGACTGGCTGGCCGACAACGACGACCGACCGCTCTTTCTGTTCGGCTACTCGCTGGGCCGAGCCCAGAAACTCCAGTGGCTCGCCCGCGAAGCGATCCGCGAGCAGGGCGGCGACCGGGAGATTCTCGTCTCGGAGTCGATCGATGCAGTCAACCGAGCTATCGAGACGGCGACGGACCTCGCGTTTCCGGGGGAACCGTACGACTCGCTACGGGGCCTGACCGACGAAATCGTCGTCCTCCCATCGAACCAGGCACGATCCGACTGGATCGAGACGGCGGTCGACCGCGAAGACGCGCTGAAGGCAGGCTTCTCGGGGTGGGCCGTCGACGACTCCTTCCTGTACCGGGGCGGTTACGACGCGACCTTCCCGCTGACCGATCACTGCGACTACGACGAACTGCTCGAGACGGTGCAAGCGATCGATCCCGGAACCGTCTACACCCACCACGGCTTCGCCGAGGAGTTCGCGGACGGGCTCGCAACCGAACACGGCTACCGGGCACGGCCGCTGAAACGCGATCAGCGAACGCTCGAGGAGTTTTGCTGA
- a CDS encoding acylphosphatase yields MSDRTRAHVFVSGTVQGVYYRANTRDTAREKGVDGWVKNLADGRVEAIFEGAEDVVEEMIEWCHTGSPAAEVEDVVVEYEEPRGEDGFEIQY; encoded by the coding sequence ATGTCCGACCGCACTCGCGCACACGTCTTCGTTTCGGGGACAGTACAGGGCGTCTACTACCGCGCGAACACTCGCGATACGGCCCGCGAGAAGGGCGTCGACGGCTGGGTGAAGAACCTGGCCGACGGCCGCGTCGAGGCGATCTTCGAAGGGGCCGAAGACGTCGTCGAGGAGATGATCGAGTGGTGTCACACGGGCAGTCCCGCAGCCGAGGTCGAAGACGTCGTGGTCGAGTACGAGGAGCCACGGGGCGAGGACGGGTTCGAGATCCAGTACTGA
- a CDS encoding NAD(P)H-hydrate dehydratase has protein sequence MITGRRMAAVDENAAALGVPRKQLMESSGNAVARAVREVADPGSSVAIVAGRGNNGGDAFVAARFLDEYDVTTLLLGRAENIGTEIARENWEALERADYDTREIRDSSGFDLPDADVIVDAMLGTGISGDLREPVATAAEAIDAADATVVAVDVPTGFDADGNDHAENRVEADRVVTFHDTKPGLADLESEVTVADIGIPAAAERFVGPGDISLARPDDRDGRPYVIGGGPYTGAPALAAQSALRAGAELSFVAAPETVAGEIQGYAEDLIVQPYEEDILTPERADDLLETAQEYDNPVVLGPGLGTAEETLEAARQFLESYDGRAVVDADALAVVPEVETDATLVCTPNRAELARMGGPEANDLRAVAGEIESFAADLGHVVLAKGADDVITDGERTRISRSGTVGMKVGGTGDTLAGIVAALLEYAEPLDAAVAAAHVNGLVGERLAERDEHGFLASELLAEIPAVLWGGSDV, from the coding sequence ATGATCACAGGCAGGCGAATGGCCGCCGTCGACGAGAACGCCGCGGCACTCGGCGTGCCGCGCAAGCAGCTCATGGAGTCGAGCGGGAACGCCGTCGCCCGCGCGGTCAGGGAAGTCGCCGACCCGGGCTCGAGCGTGGCGATCGTTGCGGGTCGCGGAAACAACGGTGGGGACGCGTTCGTTGCCGCTCGCTTCTTGGACGAGTACGACGTCACCACTCTCCTGCTCGGCCGCGCCGAGAATATCGGCACCGAGATCGCCCGCGAGAACTGGGAGGCACTCGAGCGGGCGGACTACGACACGCGAGAGATCCGAGACTCGAGCGGGTTCGACCTCCCCGACGCGGACGTGATCGTCGACGCGATGCTGGGAACGGGGATCAGCGGCGACCTGCGTGAACCCGTGGCGACCGCAGCCGAAGCGATCGACGCGGCTGATGCGACCGTCGTGGCGGTCGACGTCCCCACCGGGTTCGACGCGGACGGGAACGACCACGCCGAAAACCGGGTCGAGGCCGACCGCGTCGTGACGTTTCACGACACCAAGCCCGGCCTCGCGGATCTCGAGTCCGAGGTGACCGTCGCAGACATCGGTATCCCCGCCGCCGCAGAGCGGTTCGTTGGCCCCGGCGATATCTCCCTCGCGCGGCCGGACGACCGCGACGGGCGACCGTACGTCATCGGCGGTGGCCCCTACACAGGGGCACCAGCCCTCGCCGCCCAGTCCGCACTTCGTGCTGGCGCGGAACTCTCTTTCGTCGCAGCGCCCGAGACGGTCGCCGGCGAGATCCAGGGCTACGCCGAGGACCTCATCGTCCAGCCCTACGAAGAGGATATTCTCACGCCAGAACGAGCCGACGACCTGCTCGAGACCGCCCAGGAGTACGACAACCCCGTGGTGCTCGGGCCAGGTCTGGGAACCGCAGAGGAGACGCTCGAGGCCGCACGCCAATTTCTCGAGTCCTACGACGGCCGGGCCGTTGTCGACGCCGACGCGCTCGCAGTCGTTCCCGAGGTCGAGACCGACGCGACGCTGGTCTGTACGCCCAACCGGGCCGAACTCGCGCGGATGGGCGGCCCCGAAGCGAACGACCTTCGAGCGGTCGCCGGCGAGATCGAATCCTTCGCGGCCGACCTCGGCCACGTCGTCCTCGCGAAGGGTGCCGACGACGTGATCACCGACGGCGAACGGACCCGAATCAGCCGCTCGGGAACCGTCGGCATGAAAGTCGGCGGCACCGGCGACACCCTCGCCGGCATCGTCGCTGCCCTGCTCGAGTACGCGGAACCGCTGGACGCTGCCGTGGCCGCCGCCCACGTCAACGGACTCGTCGGCGAACGCCTCGCCGAGCGCGACGAACACGGCTTCCTCGCATCGGAGCTACTCGCTGAGATTCCCGCGGTACTGTGGGGTGGTTCCGATGTCTGA
- a CDS encoding DUF3784 domain-containing protein yields MSVGTSVTLLAAATFVGTLGALIKYAGMTSLIAGYDPDRVTDEEGLADFVGMNALYVAGLTLAVAIVEYADPFGGTGSDVVWLVFVVGVFALAIRMIAGARRYEDGR; encoded by the coding sequence ATGAGCGTCGGCACATCGGTCACGCTTCTCGCCGCAGCGACGTTCGTCGGAACGCTCGGTGCCCTGATCAAGTACGCCGGGATGACGTCGTTGATCGCAGGATACGATCCGGACCGCGTGACCGACGAAGAAGGGCTGGCCGATTTCGTCGGGATGAACGCACTCTACGTCGCTGGACTCACACTCGCCGTAGCGATCGTCGAGTACGCCGACCCGTTCGGCGGAACCGGAAGCGACGTCGTCTGGCTCGTGTTCGTCGTCGGTGTTTTCGCGCTGGCGATTCGCATGATCGCTGGCGCTCGACGGTACGAGGACGGCAGGTAA
- a CDS encoding DNA-3-methyladenine glycosylase family protein — translation METGTIPVADLSGGLDLYRTLESGQTYLWRREDGDMYTGERPDDAWYYTVVDTSSGPEQDVIRARTRDGYLEWEATTDAEATVRRLLRLDDDLESIVAAAPDDPLLRDAYEAHRGMRLIEDPPFGCLISFICSAQMRVSRIHSMVSTLAREYGNPLEFDGRTYYAFPTPDQLAAATEAELRELGLGYRAPYVVRTAEMVADGEAHPDEARDLAYEEARDYLCQFVGVGDKVADCVLLFSLGFDQAVPLDTWIRSAIEDYYPDCDCGSYAATSRAIRERFGGEYAGYAQTYVFHELRTNG, via the coding sequence ATGGAAACCGGCACGATCCCGGTTGCGGACCTCTCCGGCGGCCTGGACCTGTATCGAACCCTCGAGAGCGGACAGACGTACCTCTGGCGACGCGAAGACGGCGACATGTACACCGGCGAGCGACCCGACGACGCCTGGTACTACACCGTCGTCGACACCTCGAGCGGCCCCGAACAGGACGTGATCCGCGCGCGGACGCGAGACGGCTACCTCGAGTGGGAGGCGACGACCGACGCCGAGGCGACCGTACGCCGACTCCTGCGACTGGACGACGACCTCGAGTCTATCGTCGCGGCCGCGCCCGACGATCCGTTGTTACGGGATGCCTACGAAGCTCACCGTGGGATGCGGCTGATCGAGGATCCGCCGTTTGGCTGTCTGATCTCGTTTATCTGCTCGGCCCAGATGCGCGTGAGCCGCATCCACTCGATGGTGTCGACGCTCGCTCGCGAGTACGGTAATCCGCTCGAATTCGACGGCCGCACCTACTACGCCTTTCCGACGCCGGACCAGCTCGCGGCCGCGACTGAGGCGGAACTCCGCGAGTTAGGCCTCGGCTACCGTGCCCCCTACGTCGTCCGGACGGCCGAGATGGTCGCCGACGGCGAAGCCCACCCCGACGAGGCTCGAGACCTCGCCTACGAGGAGGCCCGCGACTACCTCTGTCAGTTCGTCGGCGTCGGCGACAAGGTCGCGGACTGTGTCCTCCTCTTCTCGTTAGGGTTCGACCAGGCCGTCCCGCTGGACACCTGGATCAGGTCGGCCATCGAAGACTACTATCCGGACTGTGACTGTGGCTCCTACGCGGCGACGTCGCGGGCGATCCGCGAACGGTTCGGCGGCGAGTACGCGGGCTACGCCCAGACGTACGTCTTCCACGAACTCAGAACGAACGGCTGA
- a CDS encoding amidohydrolase family protein: MTRFASPSGDSSSCSDESDDSNADDTRSRAVTTRRRYLGIAAGGLFATGAGCTTDRLDESTPASETPEPSAAPPDDPETDESDSETEEEDTETEEDDQDPLADLPLFDAHTHVVPMATRGHDPLSADELVDWMDAYGVDRAVVLAFDSPEAYPVQAPSWWVLEEAASYPERLVPFCTIDPRTLVYGEDTAEDLLEGYIDRGARGFGELKVGMPIDDERLGPIYERCAEYELPILFHTDRQSLPDEIGLPRLESVLASYPEVDFVAHAHGWWAHMGADVERADLGSIPEGPIESRGRIWELLAEYDNIYGDISTRSGWNALVRDETLGQELLETHHDQIVFGTDYLYPGQAVPQFGLFDRFDLDREAWANVRHRNIERLLR; the protein is encoded by the coding sequence ATGACCCGGTTCGCTTCCCCGTCGGGCGATTCTTCCTCCTGTAGCGACGAGTCGGACGACTCAAACGCCGACGACACACGTTCGAGAGCAGTCACGACGCGACGCCGATATCTCGGCATAGCTGCAGGCGGGCTCTTCGCGACCGGTGCCGGCTGTACGACCGATCGGCTCGACGAGTCGACACCGGCGTCCGAAACACCGGAACCGAGCGCCGCGCCGCCGGACGATCCCGAGACGGACGAGAGCGATTCGGAGACGGAAGAAGAGGACACGGAGACGGAGGAAGACGACCAGGATCCGCTCGCCGACCTCCCGCTGTTCGACGCACACACTCACGTCGTTCCAATGGCGACTCGCGGTCACGACCCTCTCTCTGCCGACGAACTCGTCGACTGGATGGATGCCTACGGCGTCGATCGGGCTGTCGTCCTCGCGTTCGATTCCCCCGAGGCGTACCCGGTCCAGGCACCGAGCTGGTGGGTCCTCGAGGAGGCCGCGTCCTACCCCGAGCGACTCGTTCCCTTCTGTACGATCGATCCCCGAACGCTGGTGTACGGCGAGGACACCGCCGAGGATCTGCTCGAGGGCTACATCGACCGCGGCGCACGCGGGTTCGGCGAACTGAAAGTCGGCATGCCGATCGACGACGAGCGCCTCGGGCCGATCTACGAACGCTGTGCGGAGTACGAGTTGCCGATCCTCTTTCACACCGACCGCCAGTCGCTGCCGGACGAGATCGGGCTTCCACGACTCGAGAGCGTGCTGGCCTCGTACCCGGAAGTCGACTTCGTCGCTCACGCTCACGGCTGGTGGGCACACATGGGTGCGGACGTGGAACGGGCGGACCTCGGAAGCATCCCGGAAGGACCGATCGAGTCTCGTGGCCGGATCTGGGAGTTACTCGCGGAGTACGACAACATTTATGGCGACATCTCCACGCGATCCGGCTGGAACGCGCTCGTCCGCGACGAGACACTGGGACAGGAACTGCTCGAGACCCACCACGATCAGATCGTCTTCGGGACTGACTACCTCTATCCCGGTCAGGCCGTCCCGCAGTTCGGCCTGTTCGATCGGTTCGACCTCGACAGGGAGGCGTGGGCGAACGTTCGGCATCGTAACATCGAGCGCCTGCTTCGCTAG
- a CDS encoding DUF7351 domain-containing protein, with product MDSEQVDDPSRNSQGPNSSASTVSPTTETARTERVSEPSDAFQALGNEIRMGILDTMLERTDGDGPSRVSFSTLFDESDVDTSAGFAYHLEQLVGLYLHHHDDGYELTYAGERIARAIATGTYTHRVDRPSVELEDPCPFCDRRELEARSSDNVVTIACGDCDRSLLRLGFPPAGVESHGDEFPAAFDRHHRHRLALAADGVCPDCSGDVSGRLVTPSADVADELPAEYDDHVQAEFSCHCCGIELRCPVTLAVLDHPAVVSFYHEHGEDLGDRPIWNVGHEWAETVLSEEPLAVRVVTELEEDVLALYVDEHVSVVDVQRSTDDG from the coding sequence ATGGATTCCGAACAGGTCGACGATCCGTCGAGAAACAGCCAGGGGCCGAACTCGAGCGCGTCGACTGTCTCACCGACCACGGAGACGGCACGGACGGAACGCGTGTCGGAGCCAAGCGACGCGTTCCAGGCGCTCGGCAACGAGATCCGCATGGGAATCCTGGATACGATGCTCGAGCGAACCGATGGCGACGGTCCCTCCCGAGTCTCCTTCTCGACGCTGTTCGATGAATCGGACGTCGACACCTCCGCCGGGTTCGCCTACCACCTCGAGCAACTCGTCGGACTGTATCTCCACCACCACGACGATGGCTACGAGTTAACCTACGCCGGCGAGCGGATCGCCAGGGCCATCGCGACCGGGACGTACACGCACCGCGTCGATCGTCCGTCGGTCGAACTCGAGGATCCCTGTCCGTTCTGTGACCGACGGGAACTCGAGGCGCGGTCGAGCGACAACGTCGTGACGATCGCCTGTGGTGACTGCGACCGGTCGCTGTTACGTCTCGGCTTTCCGCCCGCTGGCGTCGAGTCTCACGGCGATGAGTTTCCAGCGGCGTTCGATCGCCACCACCGCCACCGACTCGCGCTCGCTGCCGACGGCGTCTGTCCGGACTGCAGCGGCGACGTCTCCGGCCGACTCGTGACGCCGAGTGCAGACGTCGCGGACGAACTCCCGGCGGAGTACGACGACCACGTCCAGGCGGAGTTCTCGTGTCACTGCTGTGGGATCGAACTGCGGTGTCCGGTGACCCTCGCCGTTCTCGATCATCCGGCTGTTGTCTCCTTCTACCACGAACACGGCGAAGACCTCGGAGACCGACCGATCTGGAACGTCGGCCACGAGTGGGCCGAGACGGTCCTCTCGGAGGAGCCACTCGCCGTTCGCGTCGTCACCGAACTCGAGGAGGACGTGCTCGCGCTCTACGTCGACGAACACGTATCCGTCGTCGACGTCCAGCGATCGACGGACGACGGATGA
- the moaC gene encoding cyclic pyranopterin monophosphate synthase MoaC: protein MSEDADAEDLTHTTDEGDVQMVDVGDKPDTNRRAVAAGEIRLQPSTIEAIRDDQVGKGDVLATARIGAIQAVKHTWETIPMCHQIPITNVDTDFDLREDRIECEVAVETTGKTGCEMEALEGVTTGLNVVWDMVKAVEKDNEGQYPETGIESVRVLEKEKRPEQE, encoded by the coding sequence ATGTCTGAGGACGCAGACGCCGAAGACCTCACCCACACCACCGACGAGGGCGACGTCCAGATGGTCGACGTCGGGGACAAGCCGGATACGAACCGGCGTGCGGTCGCGGCCGGAGAAATCCGACTCCAGCCGTCGACGATCGAAGCGATTCGTGACGACCAGGTCGGGAAAGGCGACGTGCTCGCGACCGCCCGCATTGGTGCGATCCAGGCCGTGAAACACACCTGGGAGACGATCCCGATGTGCCACCAGATCCCGATCACGAACGTCGACACCGACTTCGACCTCCGCGAGGACCGGATCGAGTGCGAGGTCGCCGTCGAGACCACTGGAAAAACGGGCTGCGAGATGGAGGCCCTCGAGGGCGTCACTACGGGTCTGAACGTCGTCTGGGACATGGTCAAGGCCGTCGAGAAAGACAACGAGGGTCAGTATCCCGAGACGGGGATCGAGAGCGTACGCGTACTCGAGAAGGAGAAACGCCCCGAACAGGAGTAA
- a CDS encoding DUF555 domain-containing protein has product MNCRVVVEAAVPVFDVETEDEAIRIAISKTGEMLNPDLNYVEINMGERTSPSGEELPPAFIAADEALVALELEMTVFNVEREEHASRIARKEIGQRLENIPLEVQSIEVVDEEEIDDETEDDSDDESETNVDETDELESSEPETETETETESDDEVLPEFEDLVE; this is encoded by the coding sequence ATGAACTGCAGGGTTGTCGTCGAAGCCGCAGTGCCGGTGTTCGACGTTGAGACGGAAGACGAGGCGATCCGTATCGCCATCTCGAAGACGGGCGAGATGCTGAACCCTGACCTGAACTACGTCGAGATCAACATGGGCGAGCGCACGTCACCGTCCGGGGAGGAACTCCCACCCGCGTTCATCGCGGCCGACGAAGCGCTCGTCGCTCTCGAACTCGAGATGACCGTCTTCAACGTCGAACGCGAGGAACACGCCTCGCGTATCGCACGCAAAGAGATCGGTCAACGGCTCGAGAACATTCCGCTGGAGGTACAGTCCATCGAGGTCGTCGACGAGGAAGAGATCGACGACGAAACAGAAGACGACTCCGACGACGAATCCGAAACGAACGTCGACGAAACGGACGAACTCGAGTCGTCCGAACCGGAGACAGAGACTGAGACTGAGACGGAGTCAGACGACGAGGTCCTTCCCGAGTTCGAGGATCTGGTCGAGTAG
- a CDS encoding Ntn hydrolase family protein, protein MRQTVHDRSLAGRESESIAPAPERLPVPVQGGTADDSSSIVETGTTTVGVVGTDGVVLAADRRASLGGRFVASKQARKIEPVTERTALTFSGSVGEAQSFVRQLRSELRLYELRHESPASVETVATVAGDLIRQGSYRALDLVLGGIDDEPALYRIGPGGGVMRAEYAASGSGMQLAYGILEDAYETDLSLSTLRRVAATAVHSATERDTASGDGATLATVTDDGVDLETFDTPEAAVAATGEEVA, encoded by the coding sequence ATGCGACAGACAGTTCACGATCGCTCCCTCGCCGGACGCGAGTCCGAGTCGATCGCTCCCGCGCCCGAGAGACTCCCGGTTCCCGTCCAGGGAGGGACGGCGGACGACTCGAGTAGCATCGTCGAGACTGGCACGACGACGGTCGGCGTCGTCGGAACGGACGGCGTCGTCCTCGCCGCCGACAGACGAGCGAGCCTGGGTGGTCGGTTCGTGGCCAGCAAGCAGGCCCGAAAGATCGAACCGGTCACCGAACGGACGGCGCTTACGTTCTCCGGGAGCGTCGGCGAGGCACAGTCGTTCGTCCGACAACTGCGATCCGAGTTGCGCCTGTACGAACTGCGCCACGAGAGTCCCGCATCGGTCGAGACGGTAGCGACCGTCGCAGGCGACCTGATCAGGCAAGGCTCGTACCGGGCGCTCGACCTCGTGCTCGGAGGTATCGACGACGAACCGGCACTGTACCGGATCGGTCCCGGTGGCGGCGTCATGCGCGCCGAGTACGCGGCAAGCGGGAGCGGGATGCAACTGGCCTACGGCATCCTCGAGGACGCCTACGAGACCGACCTCTCGCTGTCGACGCTCCGACGGGTCGCCGCCACCGCCGTCCACAGCGCGACCGAACGGGATACCGCGAGCGGCGACGGCGCGACCCTCGCGACAGTGACAGATGACGGCGTCGACCTCGAGACGTTCGACACCCCGGAAGCGGCGGTCGCCGCAACGGGCGAGGAGGTGGCCTGA
- a CDS encoding NAD(P)H-dependent flavin oxidoreductase, with translation MSLQTRLCETIGIEAPIVQAPIGSATCPELAAAVSNAGGLGHLAVTWRDRAETERVIRETRERTDAPFAVNLVLDERTTVVETDAHLETVLSAGVDAVSFSFGDATDYVDRVHESDAIAMQTVGSADAARKAVDAGVDVVVTQGLEAGGHVQSEVTTTALVPRVADAVEDAVPIVAAGGIADGRGIAAALALGADGAWLGTRFVATEEANVHGVYRERLRESDETDTDLTSLFDKGWPGMPHRVLRNETLERWEQAGEPEPGDRPGETDRVATAESGDPIERYAEALATPDVDGDIDSMALFAGQSIGLTDDVRPAGELVAGLVEETCERIDELSRSSAQ, from the coding sequence ATGTCGTTACAGACCCGACTGTGTGAGACGATCGGGATCGAAGCCCCGATCGTACAGGCTCCGATCGGGAGCGCGACCTGTCCGGAACTCGCCGCAGCCGTCTCGAACGCCGGAGGACTGGGCCACCTCGCGGTGACCTGGCGCGACCGGGCGGAGACCGAGCGAGTGATCCGGGAGACGCGGGAGCGAACCGACGCACCGTTTGCGGTCAACCTCGTCCTCGACGAGCGAACGACGGTCGTCGAAACCGACGCCCACCTCGAGACGGTACTCTCGGCGGGCGTCGACGCGGTCTCGTTCTCGTTCGGCGACGCGACCGACTACGTCGATCGGGTCCACGAGTCGGACGCGATCGCGATGCAAACGGTCGGCAGCGCCGACGCTGCTCGAAAGGCTGTCGACGCTGGCGTCGACGTCGTCGTCACGCAGGGACTCGAGGCCGGGGGACACGTCCAGAGCGAGGTGACGACGACGGCACTCGTTCCTCGCGTCGCGGACGCCGTCGAAGACGCGGTCCCGATCGTCGCGGCGGGCGGGATCGCGGACGGACGCGGAATCGCCGCCGCGCTCGCGCTCGGCGCGGACGGCGCGTGGCTGGGGACGCGGTTCGTCGCGACCGAGGAAGCGAACGTCCACGGCGTCTACCGGGAACGACTTCGAGAGAGCGACGAAACCGACACCGACCTCACGTCGCTGTTCGACAAAGGGTGGCCCGGGATGCCCCATCGGGTACTGCGAAACGAAACGCTCGAACGATGGGAGCAGGCGGGCGAGCCTGAACCGGGCGATCGGCCGGGCGAAACCGACCGCGTCGCGACCGCGGAATCGGGCGATCCGATCGAACGATACGCCGAAGCGCTCGCGACGCCCGACGTCGACGGTGATATCGACTCGATGGCGCTGTTCGCCGGACAGAGCATCGGGCTGACGGACGACGTTCGCCCTGCGGGAGAACTCGTCGCCGGCCTCGTCGAGGAGACCTGCGAGCGGATCGACGAGCTTTCACGATCGTCGGCTCAGTAG
- a CDS encoding archaeal proteasome endopeptidase complex subunit alpha has translation MDSSARQQAYDRGSTIFSPDGRLYQVEYAREAVERGAPSVGVVADDGVVLAARKRLRSPLLESASVEKIHAVDDGLAVASAGHAADARQLVDVARRTSQHHRLRYGEPIGVERLAKRLADHVQERTQNGGSRPYGAALLVGGIDATGDANRPRLFEVDPSGTPYGWTATAIGDGASDVRSVFGAAADDTGGRQRAVETALEGLDATADDDLESTGLEVRTITADGIETLSENRVADVLATVGS, from the coding sequence ATGGACTCGAGCGCCCGCCAGCAGGCCTACGACCGCGGAAGTACGATCTTCTCTCCGGACGGCCGACTCTACCAGGTCGAGTACGCACGGGAAGCCGTCGAACGGGGTGCACCGAGCGTTGGTGTCGTCGCCGACGACGGCGTCGTTCTCGCAGCGCGGAAACGACTTCGGTCACCCCTGCTCGAGTCGGCGTCGGTCGAGAAGATTCACGCCGTCGACGACGGCCTCGCAGTTGCGTCCGCGGGACACGCGGCCGATGCCAGACAGCTGGTCGACGTCGCCCGCCGCACGAGCCAGCATCATCGGCTGCGGTATGGTGAGCCGATCGGCGTCGAACGGCTGGCGAAACGGCTCGCGGACCACGTACAGGAACGGACGCAGAACGGCGGCTCGCGACCGTACGGGGCGGCCCTACTGGTCGGTGGCATCGACGCAACCGGCGACGCAAATCGACCGCGGCTGTTCGAGGTCGATCCGAGCGGGACGCCCTACGGCTGGACCGCGACCGCGATCGGCGACGGTGCAAGCGACGTCAGATCAGTCTTCGGGGCGGCGGCCGATGACACAGGTGGTCGTCAGCGGGCGGTCGAAACCGCGCTCGAGGGGCTCGATGCGACGGCCGACGACGACCTCGAGTCCACGGGGCTCGAGGTTCGAACGATTACCGCCGACGGTATCGAGACGCTGTCCGAGAATCGCGTCGCGGACGTACTCGCGACCGTCGGCTCGTAG